A stretch of Lactuca sativa cultivar Salinas chromosome 6, Lsat_Salinas_v11, whole genome shotgun sequence DNA encodes these proteins:
- the LOC111906090 gene encoding serine/threonine-protein kinase Aurora-1, producing MATAMETHPQQKASSEAATEKKRWTLSDFDIGKPLGRGKFGHVYVAKEKRSNHVVALKVLFKSQLKQSQVEHQLRREVEIQSHLRHPNILRLYGYFYDQQRVYLILEYAAKGELYKELQKFKCFTERRSATYVASLARALIYCHGKHVIHRDIKPENLLIGSQGELKIADFGWSVHTFSRRRTMCGTLDYLPPEMVESVEHDASVDIWSLGILCYEFLYGAPPFEAEEHSDTYRRIRQVDLKFPSKPVVSAAAKDLISQMLVKDTSKRLPLHKLLEHPWIVQNADPSGVYRSG from the exons ATGGCAACAGCGATGGAGACGCATCCTCAGCAAAAG GCTTCTTCAGAGGCTGCAACAGAGAAGAAGAGGTGGACTCTTAGCGACTTTGACATTGGGAAGCCGCTAGGAAGGGGAAAATTCGGTCATGTCTATGTAGCAAAAGAAAAGAGG AGTAATCATGTTGTGGCATTGAAAGTGCTTTTCAAAAGCCAACTTAAACAGTCTCAAGTGGAGCACCAGCTTCGGCGTGAAGTTGAAATACAAAGCCATCTTAGACACCCTAATATCCTAAGACTCTATGGTTACTTCTATGATCAG CAAAGAGTCTACTTGATTTTGGAGTATGCTGCAAAAGGTGAACTCTACAAGGAGCTCCAGAAATTCAAATGCTTCACTGAACGACGTTCTGCAACT TATGTTGCCTCATTAGCACGGGCTCTCATATATTGTCATGGGAAGCATGTTATTCATAGAGACATCAAACCAGAGAACCTCTTGATTGGTTCACAG GGTGAGTTAAAGATTGCTGATTTTGGGTGGTCAGTGCACACATTCAGTCGCAGGCGAACCATGTGTGGTACTTTGGATTATCTCCCGCCTGAAATGG TGGAGAGTGTGGAGCATGATGCAAGTGTGGATATATGGAGTCTTGGAATCTTGTGCTATGAATTTCTGTATGGTGCTCCTCCCTTTGAAGCAGAAGAGCACTCTGATACATATAGAAG GATAAGGCAAGTGGATTTGAAGTTCCCTTCAAAACCTGTAGTTTCTGCAGCTGCAAAGGACCTCATTAGTCAG ATGCTTGTGAAGGATACTTCAAAGCGGCTGCCACTACACAAGCTGCTTGAACATCCATGGATTGTTCAGAATGCGGACCCCTCGGGGGTATACAGGAGTGGTTGA